From the Acidobacteriota bacterium genome, the window GCAACGCGCTCGGTCAGGTGCGTCTGGAAATTGGCCGCCGCGAAAAGCTGATTGACGAGACGATCAACAAGCTGCTCTGGGTCGTGGACTTCCCGATGTTCGAGTACCACGCCGAAGACGGGCGCTATTACGCGATGCACCACCCGTTCACTTCGCCGATTGACGAGGACATTGACAATTTGGAAGGCGGCGACTTGGCCCACGTGCGCGCCAAGGCTTACGACCTCGTGTTCAACGGCAGCGAATTGGGTGGTGGCTCGATTCGTATCCACCGCTCCGACGTGCAGGCCAAAATCTTCCAGGCCTTGGGCCTGAGCGAAGAAGAAGCGAGAGAGAAATTCGGCTTCTTCCTGGACGCGCTGAGCTACGGCACGCCCCCGCACGGCGGCATCGCACTGGGCCTGGATCGGTTGGTGATGCTGTTTGCGGGCGCGAAATCCTTGCGTGACGTGATCGCCTTTCCGAAAGTGGCGAGCGCTTCGGATTTGATGACCGACAGCCCGAACGTTGTCGCGCCGGAGCAATTGGCGGAATTGAAGATCAAGTCATTAGCTTGAGGAAGATGCTAGATGCTGGATGTTAGATGCTAGGTTTGAACCGAGGTGTTCTTGCTAGCTTGAATGTGGTTAGGTCAACGCCTACTTCCTAGCATCCAGCATCTAGCATCTAGCATCTTTTCCTATGACTGAACAGATCAAAAGCCATCGCGATTTGATTGTCTGGCAGAAGGCTGTGCATTTGGTTGTGCATTTGTATGGAATCACGAAAGCGTACCCCAAAGAAGAAACTTACGGACTAACGAGTCAAATTCGGCGGGCAGCGACTTCAATTCCCGCCAACATTGCCGAAGGTCAAGGGCGCAGATTGGCTGGTGAATATCAACAGTTTCTCGGCAATGCACGCGGCTCTCTTTGGGAGCTCGATACTCACATTGAGGTCTCGTTCCGACTCGATTACATCAATCAACAGCAATACCAAGAACTCCGTGACAAAATGGATGAGGTCGGACGAATACTCAACGGCTTGATGCGCTCAATAAAGTAGGTGTTAGATGCCGGATGCTGGCATTTGGCACCTACAATCCCCTTCTTCCTAGCATCCAGCATCTAACATCCAGCATCTTCTCTTCTATGTCCAAAATCCGCGTCCTACCCGACAGTCTCGCCAACAAAATCGCCGCCGGTGAAGTGGTCGAACGCCCGGCCTCCATCGTCAAAGAACTGCTCGAAAACTCGCTGGACGCGGGCGCGCAACGCATCGAGGTCGCCATCGAGAGTGGTGGCCGCCGCCTGATTCGCCTAGCCGACGATGGCGAAGGCATGTCGCGCGACGATGCGATTCTGGCCTTTGAACGCCACGCCACCAGCAAGCTCAAAACCGCCGAAGACCTGGACGCCATCACTACGCTCGGCTTTCGCGGCGAAGCGCTGGCTTCGATTGCTTCGGTGGCAAAGGTGCGGCTGCGCACTCAAACGCAAACCGATCTGGCCGGCACCGAGATTGAAATCAGCGGCGGGCGCATGCTGAATGTGCGCGACATAGCCTTTGCGCGCGGGGCCGAGTTTGAAATCCGCGATTTGTTTTTCAACGTGCCCGCGCGCCGCAAATTCCTCAAATCCGAAGCGACCGAAAACTTCCACATCGCCAATCTGGTCACGCACTACGCGCTCGCCAATCCGCAACTTTCGTTCACGCTCATCAACAACGGACGCGAAAGCATCCGCGTCACACCGGTCAACGATCTGCGTGAACGCGCCTATCAACTCTTTGGCGGAGATTTCATCAGCGGGCTAATTGAGGTAAGAGCGGCGGAAAATTCCGGCATCGGTGAATTGGGCGTGCGCGGCTTTGTCTCTTCGCCCTCGGCCACACGCACGACGCGCGACAGCCAGTACTTTTTCATCAATGGTCGTTATGTGCGCGACAAAGTGCTCAGCCGCGCTTTGCTCGAAGCCTACCGCGCGATGATCCCGTCTGGCGTTTATCCATCGGCGATGCTCTTTGTCGAACTGCCGCCGCACGAAGTGGACGTCAACGTCCATCCGGCCAAGACCGAGGTGCGTTTTGTGCGCAGTACGATTGTGCACGATCTGGTGCGCGACGCCATCCGTTCGGCCATCGGCACAACCAAATCTGCCGTAACGCTCTTTGCCGAAAAGAAGCAGCCCGCGCCCGAACAGTTAAACGCCGAAGCCAGAACCGCCGCACTCGATTCTTTCTTGTCCGAACAAGCGCCCAAACCCACCCGCACCGAATTGCGCGAAGGCTTCCGCTTGCAGATGCCGCAGCCGCCCGCGCCCCCGCCCGCGCCACAACAGCAAAAGATTGATTTGAGCTTTGCGTCTGCGCCAGCACCAGTGATTGAAGTAGAAGAAGCTGCGGGAGCGGCCACCGAACCAATTCTTCACCCGCCAACTGCCGGCGAACAACCACCAACGGACAACGGCGAAACGCCAACTGCCAACCGCCAACTGCCAACCGCCAACTCAGTACTGCATTACAGCAATCGCCTCGGCTGCTTGGGCGCACGCGGCGCAGACAACAGCAATGCCCAACTCAAGACAGCCCAGAACCTGACGCTGCACTTCGACGAGATCAACATCGGCGGCCAATTGCACAACAGCTTCATCCTTGCCTCTGACCGCACCGGCCTGCTCATCATTGACCAGCACGTAGCCCACGAGCGCATCCTGTTCGAGCAACACTGGCGCAACCTGCGCAACCGCAAGATCGAAGTGCAACGCCTGCTCATCCCCGAAACCCTCGACCTGACGCCCGCCCAAGCCGCCGCCTTCGATCAAGTACTGCCCGAACTCGAAGCCAACGGCTTTGAACTCGGACGCCTCTCGGGCCGCACGATTGCGCTCAAAGCCATCCCCGCGATTCTCGGCGCAGGCACAGCCCAAACGTTGTTGCTGGAATTGCTCGACGCCATCGAACAGGATCGCAAAGGCCTCTCGCTGGATGAACTGCACGCCGAAATTGCCGCCAGCCTGGCCTGCCGCGCGGCCATCAAAATCAACATGCCGCTCGCGCCCGCAAAGATGCGCTGGCTGCTGGACGAATTGTTGCGGATGGAAAACCCAGCCACCTGCCCCCACGGACGCCCGATCATTTTGCGGATGACGATGCGCGAGATCGAGCGCGGCTTTCAGCGTTCCTGAGTTGTCAGCGGATACCGGTTGATGGGCAGGGAACATCTCCGGATTGCCCATGCGTCTGTCCCAAGATAGAGCCATCGGTACTACGCAACACAGCCCAAAGACCACCAGTCGGACGCCAAACGGCAATATCATATTTGCCATCGCCATCATAATCGGCAGGCGTGGGAACATCGAAATAGGGTGCACTACTGGTACCCCACAACTGGAGGATATACCCACCATCGGAAGACTTGCGGATGTACCAAATCTGATCCGCGCCACGCCAGATCGCCAAATCGGTACGCCCATCTCCATCATAATCACCAGGTACTGGCGTATCGTTGTACGGGGCATAGCCAGCTCCCCATTGGATTTGTGAAAGCGAACCGTCAAAACTGTTCAGGATCAGCCAGTTCGGTGTCGGTGCCACCGCCGAGGGACGAAACACTGCAAGGTCTGTCTTGCCATCGCCGTCGTAATCGGCGGGCACCGGAATATCGTCCTGCTGCCCGTGCACTTGAATTAGGTAGGAGCCGTCCGAACTGCGTTTGACGAACCAGGTACCACTGCGC encodes:
- a CDS encoding four helix bundle protein, producing MTEQIKSHRDLIVWQKAVHLVVHLYGITKAYPKEETYGLTSQIRRAATSIPANIAEGQGRRLAGEYQQFLGNARGSLWELDTHIEVSFRLDYINQQQYQELRDKMDEVGRILNGLMRSIK
- the mutL gene encoding DNA mismatch repair endonuclease MutL, translated to MSKIRVLPDSLANKIAAGEVVERPASIVKELLENSLDAGAQRIEVAIESGGRRLIRLADDGEGMSRDDAILAFERHATSKLKTAEDLDAITTLGFRGEALASIASVAKVRLRTQTQTDLAGTEIEISGGRMLNVRDIAFARGAEFEIRDLFFNVPARRKFLKSEATENFHIANLVTHYALANPQLSFTLINNGRESIRVTPVNDLRERAYQLFGGDFISGLIEVRAAENSGIGELGVRGFVSSPSATRTTRDSQYFFINGRYVRDKVLSRALLEAYRAMIPSGVYPSAMLFVELPPHEVDVNVHPAKTEVRFVRSTIVHDLVRDAIRSAIGTTKSAVTLFAEKKQPAPEQLNAEARTAALDSFLSEQAPKPTRTELREGFRLQMPQPPAPPPAPQQQKIDLSFASAPAPVIEVEEAAGAATEPILHPPTAGEQPPTDNGETPTANRQLPTANSVLHYSNRLGCLGARGADNSNAQLKTAQNLTLHFDEINIGGQLHNSFILASDRTGLLIIDQHVAHERILFEQHWRNLRNRKIEVQRLLIPETLDLTPAQAAAFDQVLPELEANGFELGRLSGRTIALKAIPAILGAGTAQTLLLELLDAIEQDRKGLSLDELHAEIAASLACRAAIKINMPLAPAKMRWLLDELLRMENPATCPHGRPIILRMTMREIERGFQRS